A single Brachionichthys hirsutus isolate HB-005 chromosome 17, CSIRO-AGI_Bhir_v1, whole genome shotgun sequence DNA region contains:
- the zp3c gene encoding zona pellucida sperm-binding protein 3 codes for MTLMHVCFLFLLFCLAHGFHSKRGAGPGLFVRKPVVEWKRMETLIGEEMKEDPLPKSRVWRSGPSGGSSKPEARIVPEYVTVSASDDHREAFKPERGARPLPDTIREMLLGTNITPTVTEKPTTGNGVVEILCHIDRMYVRIRRKIFQTREAYKYLKLGSCPVNQGSKEHYYLLYLLTTDCSFTQQSNIDDVLIGNVLHYDPPGPVLRELSFNIPLQCKFPRYFHSFKVGFRPMLQGGTVFKALQAITSFILAPQDASGNEISSDQSYTLGQAMYFEAKQPNGTTTSGDQRLYIDKCFMTASLNPGSAPKYTVIDKRGCMIDAEVTDQSKFHDGPSKMIQKFSVGSFVFKDRASISALPQQLYMHCEMSVGDVTPTQSSKACNYDLETQMWKELYGDSSVCTCCESTCSSAQPKASRNIISSPSWKVDLRST; via the exons tttatttttgctgttttgtcTTGCCCATGGCTTTCACTCTAAAAGGGGAGCTGGTCCTGGCTTGTTTGTACGAAAGCCTGTAGTAGAGTGGAAGAGAATGGAGACACTGATAGgtgaagaaatgaaagaagacCCTTTACCCAAATCCCGAGTCTGGAGAAGTGGCCCGAGTGGTGGATCCTCAAAACCCGAAGCGAGGATAGTTCCTGAGTATGTGACTGTCTCGGCATCCGATGATCACAGAGAGGCTTTCAAGCCAGAAAGGGGTGCCAGACCGCTCCCTGACACGATCAGGGAAATGCTACTTGGCACGAACATCACTCCTACTGTCACGGAGAAACCAACAACTGGAAATGGGGTCGTTGAAATCCTGTGCCATATCGACCGGATGTATGTGAGAATCAGGAGAAAGATTTTTCAGACTAGGGAAGCGTACAAATATTTGAAACTCGGCTCCTGCCCTGTTAACCAAGGCAGCAAAGAACATTACTATCTTCTGTATCTTCTGACAACAGACTGCAGCTTCACTCAGCAG AGCAATATAGATGATGTGCTGATTGGCAACGTGCTCCACTATGATCCACCTGGTCCTGTTTTAAGGGAATTATCATTTAACATTCCCCTGCAGTGCAAATTTCCCAG GTATTTTCACTCCTTCAAAGTTGGCTTCCGTCCCATGCTGCAGGGAGGCACAGTCTTCAAAGCGCTGCAAGCGATAACCAGCTTTATACTCGCTCCTCAAGATG CCTCCGGGAACGAAATCTCCAGTGACCAATCCTACACCTTAGGCCAGGCGATGTATTTTGAAGCCAAGCAGCCTAATGGTACAACAACATCTGGAGATCAGAGGCTTTACATCGACAAGTGCTTCATGACTGCCTCCCTGAACCCCGGTTCGGCTCCTAAATATACAGTAATCGACAAACGAGG CTGCATGATTGATGCCGAGGTGACGGACCAGTCAAAATTCCATGATGGCCCCTCCAAGATGATCCAGAAATTCAGTGTGGGGTCCTTCGTTTTTAAAGACAGGGCTTCCATTTCCGCTTTACCGCAG CAACTCTACATGCACTGTGAAATGTCCGTGGGGGACGTGACTCCAACGCAGAGTTCCAAGGCTTGCAATTACGACCTAGAAACCCAAAT GTGGAAGGAGCTATACGGCGATTCCTCTGTGTGCACCTGTTGTGAATCCACCTGCTCATCGGCACAGCCCAAAG